The Litorilinea aerophila genome window below encodes:
- a CDS encoding ATP-binding response regulator translates to MPFTPCTLLAHHGSRTNLDDLRSQLTQRLTLALIVVATVATWSVLPVDPIPMDQLLTYAGLAMLGLSVQVLVPTRPLQAARLLLAGTTAALLVVIWFFPAPWLPFWGLLLVFSASLLMPGSEMSVGGVIALYIFWLMQVSDRVYPLAGLLVMLALAVVLGQLAMHTLYIALHWAWNSQQEAQRLLQQVRTRQAELSQTLRSFEIANHNLRRTERALSEARKQAEEARRLKEQFAANISHELRTPLNLILGFSELMHLSPDVYGTFPWPATLRRDIYQIYRSSLHLLDMIDDILALSRFEMTGFTLRRERTSLYTLLQDAVEIARNLFKDSPATLSLEIASHLPELEIDQTRIRQVVLNLLNNALRFTARGDVRLKAVCLDDEVQISVIDSGPGIAPEALPHIFEEFFQADLSLRRSHQGAGLGLAICKRFVESHDGRIWVESEPGKGATFSFTLPIPERHIALSRLQRHAPVELPWPAARASVLVLDKDRTVASSIQSQLPEYRIVQVQEQAALDRLIAAQQPVALIHNVSPGEDVTVWDSHSPLPVLRCTLPSQTWLAKELAVQDCLVKPVTQRQLLDKLASFGKIRRVLIVDDDRGFVQLVARILAAAGLALQLDYAYDGCEALEQMRTKRPDVVLLDLVMPEVDGFQVLAAMRADPALASIPVILLTATSYQGQGNQGSSTLVVQWPLGNHSIELLQAMAAIVRLLENHALSDGKGE, encoded by the coding sequence ATGCCTTTTACCCCATGCACCTTACTAGCCCATCACGGCAGCCGCACAAATCTGGACGACCTCCGCAGCCAGTTGACCCAGCGACTCACGTTGGCTCTGATTGTCGTGGCCACGGTCGCCACCTGGTCCGTGCTGCCCGTGGACCCGATCCCCATGGACCAGCTGCTGACCTACGCCGGTCTGGCCATGTTGGGGCTGTCCGTTCAGGTGTTGGTGCCCACGCGGCCGTTGCAGGCGGCGCGGCTACTCCTGGCCGGAACCACCGCCGCGCTGCTGGTTGTCATCTGGTTTTTCCCCGCGCCCTGGTTGCCGTTTTGGGGCCTCCTGCTCGTATTCAGCGCCTCCCTGTTGATGCCAGGCAGCGAAATGTCGGTGGGCGGGGTGATCGCCCTGTACATATTCTGGCTCATGCAGGTGAGCGACCGGGTCTACCCCCTGGCCGGCCTCCTGGTGATGTTGGCCCTGGCCGTCGTCCTCGGCCAGCTCGCCATGCATACCCTCTACATTGCTCTGCACTGGGCCTGGAACTCCCAGCAGGAGGCACAGCGGCTGCTACAGCAGGTACGCACACGCCAAGCGGAACTGAGCCAGACGCTGCGCTCCTTCGAAATCGCCAACCACAATCTGCGCCGCACAGAACGCGCCCTCTCGGAAGCGCGAAAGCAGGCCGAGGAGGCGCGGCGGCTCAAGGAGCAGTTCGCTGCCAACATCAGCCACGAACTGCGCACGCCCCTCAACCTCATCCTTGGCTTCAGCGAACTCATGCATCTCTCCCCGGATGTCTACGGCACCTTCCCGTGGCCGGCGACCCTCCGCCGGGACATCTACCAGATCTACCGCAGCAGCCTCCACCTGCTGGACATGATCGACGACATCCTTGCCCTCTCCCGCTTCGAGATGACGGGATTCACCTTGCGCCGGGAACGCACCTCCCTCTATACCCTGCTGCAGGATGCGGTAGAGATTGCCCGCAACCTCTTCAAGGACTCGCCCGCTACCCTTTCCCTGGAAATTGCGTCCCACCTACCGGAATTGGAGATCGATCAGACCCGCATCCGCCAGGTGGTGCTCAATCTGCTCAACAATGCCTTGCGCTTCACAGCTCGCGGTGACGTCCGCTTGAAAGCCGTCTGCCTGGATGACGAGGTGCAGATCAGCGTAATCGACTCTGGACCGGGGATCGCCCCAGAGGCACTGCCCCATATCTTCGAGGAGTTTTTCCAGGCCGACCTGTCCCTGCGCAGGAGCCATCAGGGCGCAGGGCTCGGCCTTGCCATCTGCAAGCGCTTCGTTGAAAGCCACGATGGGCGCATTTGGGTCGAGAGTGAGCCGGGAAAGGGTGCGACTTTTTCCTTCACCCTGCCGATCCCGGAGCGCCACATCGCCCTTTCCCGCCTGCAACGCCACGCGCCGGTGGAGCTGCCCTGGCCGGCAGCCCGCGCGTCGGTCCTGGTACTCGACAAAGATCGCACCGTGGCCTCCTCTATCCAGAGCCAATTGCCAGAGTATCGCATCGTCCAGGTTCAGGAGCAAGCAGCGCTGGATCGGTTGATTGCCGCTCAACAGCCAGTAGCGCTTATCCACAACGTGTCCCCCGGTGAAGATGTCACGGTCTGGGATTCCCACTCACCGCTCCCTGTGCTCCGATGCACTTTGCCTAGCCAGACCTGGCTGGCGAAAGAGCTGGCCGTCCAGGACTGCCTGGTAAAGCCGGTCACCCAGCGGCAACTTCTGGATAAATTGGCAAGTTTCGGAAAGATCCGGCGGGTCTTGATTGTGGATGACGACCGGGGCTTCGTGCAACTGGTGGCCCGCATCCTGGCGGCGGCCGGCCTAGCGCTCCAGCTAGACTATGCCTACGATGGATGTGAAGCGCTGGAACAGATGCGGACCAAACGGCCGGACGTCGTTCTGCTCGACTTAGTGATGCCCGAAGTGGATGGCTTCCAAGTGCTGGCCGCCATGCGTGCCGATCCGGCTCTGGCCTCTATACCAGTCATCTTGCTCACCGCCACAAGCTACCAGGGTCAAGGGAACCAGGGCAGTAGCACTCTCGTGGTGCAGTGGCCCCTAGGAAACCACAGCATCGAACTTCTGCAAGCCATGGCCGCCATCGTCCGGCTGTTGGAAAACCATGCTTTGTCGGATGGGAAGGGGGAGTGA